The Rhinolophus ferrumequinum isolate MPI-CBG mRhiFer1 chromosome 17, mRhiFer1_v1.p, whole genome shotgun sequence DNA window CTAAATGCCACACTTTGGGTATTTTAATGTTACATggattttatctcaatttttaaaaagaacttacGACAGCACCTGGTTTAGCTATTGCGAAGTTTTGTGGGGGAGCTGTGGCCCATACTCCAAAGAACTGGCCCCAAGTTCTTAAGAAGGCAAAATGACACATCTGTGGGTGAAGGCTACACAAGACCTTTctatacttactttttttttttttttttttgacaatacGAACGACCTTTATTGGTTACAATGGGAAGTAGAACAGGGGGGAATACAACAGCTCCGGCTGCTGGGGCAGCTTTACACACTCCATCGCCACCCTCCAATAGCTCTCTacactatttttgcaacttcctgagtctataattattttaaaataaagtgtaaaggaaaaataaggatactAGTGATCCTGGCTGCCCCATGCCTCCACACTCAGGTGGGAACTCAGAGACTGACCTGCCTCTTTGAATCCTGGGCCTCATCCCTGACTGGCCTCCTAGGACTGCCCTCCTGCTATCTGTCCTGGTCTGGCAGCTGTGGGCAGGGAGATATCCTTATTCTCTGAGGAGATAGCTCCAGGCCCAGCAGGCACTCCCAAAGATGCCAGGCTCTACCCAGGTGTATGGTTTGGGTCCTGGGGGTGGGACAACGTAACCTCATAAGCTCCCACAGCTTTCGGGCTGGGACTGGCTCTGATGTCTCGGGTCTCTAAGCCTCTGTGTGGTGGACAGCCGGCCAGGCAAGTCCTCAGGACAAGGGAATTGCCATCAGTACTCTGTGGGCAGGAAGCCCATTCAGGCAGGGCCACCTGAAGGGGACAGGGGCTCGAGGTTTGGGACATCGAGGGAGCCACAGGAGACCATTGCATCCAGCCCACATGGGTCCCTCCCAAGGAAGGGGGCAGCCCCCTTCCTGCTCTCCCAGAGGCCAACCAGAACTCCCACCTTGCCTGTGCCCTAGGCCTGCCAGAACTCATCTTTGCCAGGCTAAGCTGTGCATTTCAGCTGGAGGCGGGCCCAGCGACCAGATCAGAGTCTAGTTTCACTTTCGCTTTCCTTGAAATGACAGACGAGCCAGGAAGAAAGCTGTGACCAGCAGCGTCCTTTACTCCCTTGGCCTCAGTGCCTAGCCACAGCTGGGCACTGGCCTCTGCTGCCACCGCCTCCCACAGAGACCCCATCTGTAGGCGCTGCAGCCTATTGTCCAGCCCCACGCCTCAGGATGGATGTCCTGGAGACCTCCAAGTTGCTGGATGAGGAGCTCTACTCACGGCAGCTGTGAGGCCCGAGGTGGGGAGGGGCGTGGGGTGGCCTTCTGACCTCTGATCTCCAATTGCCTGTCCCCTTACTTCCCATTCACAGGTATGTGCTGGGTTTGCCGGCCATGCGGAGGCTACAGGAGGCTAAGGTCCTGCTGTCCGGCCTTCAGGGTCTGGGGGCCGAGGTGGCCAAAAACCTGGTCCTGATGGGTGTGGGCAGCCTCACTCTGCAtgatccccaccccacctgctgGTCTGACCTGGCTGCCCAGGTGAGGATCCTGGGGGGCTATGGGCTGTCAGACTAGGGCGGGGTTAGGGCCCAAGAGATATCTCCTTGCTCAAACCGAACTGGGTTTCTCTCTAGTTCTTCCTCTCGGAGCAGGACTTGGGAAAGAGCAGGGCCGAGGCATCTCTGGAACTTGTGGCCAAGCTCAACGGAGCCGTCCGGGTCTGCGTCCACACAGGCGACATTACCGAGGACCTGCTGCTGGGCTTCCAGGTCAGCTCCCAGCCCCACCGCCCAGGCCAGCTCAGTCTCCTCCTCCAGCCCGTAGCTCCTCCTCCAGCCCGTAGCTCCTCCTCCAGTCCTAGCTGCAGGGTGGGCTGGCCCTGCTGATCATGAGGTCCACGTAGGTGGTGGTGCTGACTGCCTCGGACCTAGAGGAGCAGCTGAAGGTGGGCACCTTATGCCGTAAGCACGGAGTCTGCTTTCTGGTGGCCGACACCCGGGGCCTCGTGGGGTGAGTGAGGCTGCCTGCCTAGCCTGCCACATCACAGACAGCAATGGGTCCCAGCGCTGTCCCCAGCTCCAGGCTTGCAAAAGTGCCTCTGCACCTAGCCCTAGGCCTATCTCAACATCCCTTCCTGATTCTGGCCTCAAGTCCCACCCCTCTGCTTCCTCCgccccagcctccagacctgCTCCTGTAGCAAGCTCAAACTCCAGCTCCCAAGCCTGATTCTGGCCCTCTGGGCTTGCCCTAGTGTCTCCCACCGTTCACCACCATCACAGTGGTTAACCCTGGAGCCACCCCAGTGAGCCCCACCACCCTCCCACAGGCAGCTGTtctgtgactttggggaaaacTTCACTGTGCAGGACCCCACAGAGGCAGAACCCCTGACAGCTGCCATCCAGCACATCTCCCAGGTGGGCACTAAGGTGTGGGCCAAGGAGGGGCTGCCGGAGCCTGTGGAAGATGTATGGGCACGCTGAGCCAAGCCACTTCTTCTCCAGGGCTCCCCGGGCATTCTCACTCTGACAAAAGAGGCTAAAAACCACCAATTCCATGATGGGGATTTGGTGACTTTCTCCGGCATTGAGGGCATGGTCGAGCTCAACGGCTGTGCTCCCCGGCCCATCCGCGTGCAGGGTGAGCCAACCTCACTCCAATCCAAGCTCAGCACCCAAGCCCTCACTGGGGGCAGACACAGGCTGCTCCCTGGGGATAGGTTCTCCCTTTGCCTTCCTCAGGGTGGGGCAAGATTGAGGACACAGATGCAAGACAGGATGGTGTGTGGGGACCTACTCAGGTTCAGAGGTCACGCTAACTAGGCTGGATCTCCCCCAGAGGATGGGACCTTGGAGATTGGGGACACAACAAATTTCTCCTGTTATTGGCGTGGTGGGGTTGTCACCGAGGTCAAGAAAACCAAGACTGTGAGCCATGTGAGTGCAAGTGCATCGGAGGTGGGGGACTTAGGAGCCTTAAGGGGCCCCCTTGTTCTGGACCTGTCCCTGAGCCTGGTGCCCTCTGCAGAAGCCCCTGGATGCAGCCCTGCTCCAGCCTCGTGTGGTGGCCCCGAGTGCCCCGCAGGTTCACCGTGCCCACTGCCTGCATCAGGCCTTCCGTGCACTGCACAGGTTCCAGCACCTCACTGGCCGCCCACCCAAGCCCTGGGATCCCGTGAGTGGCCCTGTTGCCTCTCCCCCCAGCCTGTGTCTTATTGGAGTCTCAGCTGCCAGGAGGTAACAAGGACTATCTCACAGATCCAACTTTGACTCCCAGAGGCAGTTTCCCACTCATATAAAGGAAACGATAAACACTGTCTCCAGACTGGAGACTGGGGCCCTGAAAGTGTCAGGCACAAAGCCTGGGGACCCCTGCTACCTTCTAACCCCTCAGATCCAGGCTAGAAGCTGCATCCATGTTGGTGAAGCCTCCAGGGACGTTGTCTGGCTCTGGGAGTCCTCTGCTGGGGCTGCACAGTCTGGTGGCCGGGCCCCTGTTTGCTCCATTCTCAGGCTTTTAGCTTCCCTTTCTGTGGAACAGGGTGGGTGGCTGCCTGAAGGATTTGAGTGGGAAGTGGAGTTCAGGCTGGGGCTGCTGTGCCCATGGAGTTCTACCCCACAGGCTGATGCAGATAGGGTGGTGAGCCTGGCCCAGGACCTGGACCCACTGAGGAGGACAGATGGAGAGCCATTGGAAGAGCCACTGGATGAGGCTCTTGTGCGGACATTCGCCCTGAGTAGTGCTGGTGGCTTAAGCCCCATGGCAGCCATGCTGGGCGCAGTGGCCGCCCAGGAAGTGCTAAAGGTGGGCACAGGCAGAGACAGGATGGGGCTGGGAGGGGTGTGGAGGTCAGTGTGCATGCCAGAGGGTGCCCAATACCAGACAGCGGCCCTGGGGGCTTCACCACTCTAGGTGCAGCCCCCAGCCCAGATCTGAGGGGTTAAGACGTGGCAGGGGTCCCTAGGCTAAAGTGTTGGCCTTTAGGCTGTCTGCAGGAAGTTCATGCCCCTGGACCAGTGGCTGTACTTTGATGCCCTTGAGTGCCTCCCAGAAGATGGGGAGCCCCTTCCCAATCCCGAGGACTGCTCACCGGTGAGAACCTGGGGTCGGGGTGTACGCCTTACCCAAATCCAGGATTAGGAGAGAAACATGAGGACGGGTCCCAAGGTCCTGACCTGGAAAACACAGTGTAAGAGGGACATGCGGCACAGGCCAGGGCCCAACACTTACCTGCGTCTGTGTCCCCTAGAGAGGCTGCCGCTACGACGGGCAAATCGCGGTATTTGGGGCTGGTTTTCAGGAGAAGCTGAGCTGCCAGCACTACCTCCTGGTGAGCGGTGTGGTGAGGCTGGGAGTGTCTGGTAGGGCCAAGCCAGACGCTCTGGCTAAGGCTGCTCCTGCTGACAGGTGGGTGCTGGTGCTATCGGCTGTGAGCTGCTCAAAGGCTTCGCCCTCGTGGGCCTAGGGGCCGGGAGTGGCGGGGGCGTGACAGTTGCTGACATGGACCACGTGGAGCGCTCCAACCTCAGCCGTCAGTTCCTCTTCAGGCTTCAGGACGTTTATGTGagtgcctgcccctccccacaccccgtGTCTGGACTGTGCTCCTCCAATGCCCCCTGACCCCCAGtgtcttcctgctttcttctcaGAGGCCCAAGGCAGAGGTGGCTGCAGAGGCCGCTCGCCGCCTCAACTCAGACTTGCAGATGACCCCGCTCACCTACCCTCTGGATCCCACCACAGAGCACATCTACGGCGACAACTTCTTCTCCCGTGTGGATGGTGTTGTCGCCGCCCTGGACACTTTCGAGGCCCGTGAGTGCTGGACCTTGGAACTCAGCCCCTTGTCCAAGGCCATGGCAGCCCCACTTCTGATCCTCTGCCCCCTGGTCAGGGCATTACGTGTCTACTCGCTGCATCCACTATCTGAAGCCACTGCTGGAGGCGGGCACGCAGGGTACCCAGGGCAGTGCTTCAGTGTTCATACCGCACGTGACTGAGGGCTACTCCGCCTTGGCTACAGCTTCTGAGGACATCACCTACCCTGTTTGCACCGTGCGGCACTTCCCCACCAAAGTTGAGCACACCTTGCAGGTGGGAAGCACCCCAGAGACCCCTATACCCCCTCCTCAGTTCTCGGCTGCAGACCTGTTCCCCGTCTGACACCTTATGGTTTTTCCCTCCCCCAACAGTGGGCCCGGGATGAGTTTGAGGGGCTCTTCCATCTGTCTGCTGAGACCATTAACCGCCACCAGCGGTAAGGCCACCAACAGGGGTGGATGGGAGTCCATGGCCTGTAGCACCAGTGTCTTCGGGGCTTAGCCTCAAGCTTCCTATCCTCTCTATAGGACACCTACTTCTCTGGCAGACACAGAGGGGCCACAGATGCTGACCCTGCTGCAGGTGGTACTGGGTGTCCTGAGAGAGCGTCCACAGACCTGGCAAGACTGTGTGCTGTGGGCCCTCGGCCAGTGGCAACTGTGCTTCCATTATAGAATCATGCAGCTGCTCAGGCGTTTCCCACCTGATAAAGTGGGTAGATAAGGGTCAGGAGGCTGAGGGCTCAGGAGGACCAGACTAAGCCCAACAGCCTCCATTTCTCTAGGTGCTTAAGGATGGAAGACTTTTCTGGTCAGGTTCCAAACTGTGTCCTCAGCCCTTGGAGTTTGACTCCAGTCAAGTAAGTCTCCTGGGAGCTCCGAGATGGGAATGTGGTCCCTGAGAGCAGAAATGGGCACCTCTGCATTCTGCAGAAATGCATAGATGCTGAGAGACAGAGGCGGCATTCAAACAGATCCACAAATGAGCAGTGCACCCCCCCCCATCCTGCACACCCTTGCATGCTCGCTCACACCCGTGTATCTGCCCCTGCTCTTGGTCTGGCTACAGGACATGCACTTCCTCTACGTGCTGGCAGCGGCTAACCTGTATGCCCAGATGCATGGGCTGCCTGGCTCACGGGACCAGACTGCGCTTAGGGAAATGCTGAAGTTGCTGCCACCGCCTGACCCCCAGCACCTGGCTTCCATCTTGCCTAGTGACCTGGTTTCTGCTGAACTTGGTGAGGTGCCTGGCCCTGACCCCCCATGTTGCCACCCAAGCCTGACCTTGCCCTCAGCCTGTGCcatagaaggaagaaggagggggcCTGAGGGCCCTGCAGCAAACATTACctctcaggtcctctgcccatgctTCTCTCTCATCCTCTGGTCCCTCaataggccctttccctgctgcCTACCCCACTGTATCCTTGGCAGATTTTCAGcaaaaaaagcacaaaccatTGGGCCTTAGGGAGCACTTAGCTATGACCCCCAGGTGAGGACAGTCACATAGCATGCACAAGTatgtgcagacacacacatacacacacatgcacgcatgcacacacagggaggggtgggctggggctgctggggaGGAGATTACAGCATGAATCAGAGGTCTTTCTGAAAGTGGTAGAAGCCATAGGCTTGGCAAGAGGCCCTAGGCTCCAGGAGGAGTGCAGAAGATGGGACTAAGGGCTGCCCCAATACTCCCACCCCTGACAGGCCCTGAGCAAGTACAGAGACTGCATGAAGTCTGGAGCGTGGGCCCCCCCCTGCAGCCCCTGAGGTTTGAGAAGGTAGGAGCCCAAGTGGGGGTGCAGGGCCGGGCTGGGGAGGTTGTCGGGGAAGGTCAAGAGCTAAGAGGGGAGCTTTGGAACCCGTTGGCCTGAATTCTCCCAGCAGGACCACAGAAGCAGTTCACCTTCAGCCTCCTTCCTTATCCGATAAGTGGGGAGATGTGAGTGCCACCGAAGAGAATTATGAGAAGACTGGTGCAGTGGCACACAGTCAGCCGTGGTAAGGGACACGGGGCAGTGTTAATGCTATTGTGACTTGGGCCTCACAGGATGATGACAGCAGCTTCCATGTGGACTTTGTGGCAGCAGCAGCCAACCTGAGAGCTCAGAACTATGGAATCCCACCAGCCAGCCGCGCCCAGGTGACCCTGTCCCTTGGGGCTTCCACCTAGAGGTGGGTGCCAAACCCTAACCCTACACCCTGTGCTCAGACCAAACCTCCTGTCCTTGGCAGAGCAAGCAAATCGTGGGTCAGATTATCCCAGCCATTGCCACCACTACAGCGGCTGTGGCGGGCCTGGTGGGCCTGGAGCTGTATAAGGTGGTGGGCAAGCCACGGCCCCTCATCACGGCCTTTCGTCACAGCCGTCTGCACCTGGCTGAAAACTACGTCAGCCGCTGGATCCCTGGAGCTCCAGCCGTCAGGACGGTGAGCCCTGGACATCCCAGCCATACCAAGCCTGGGTTTTCCCTGCGCCTACCCAAACAGGCCCTGCTCTGTCTTCCAGCTCGAATGAACCAAAACACGGACTGGGGGAGTCCTTAAGGCTCCCTTCAGCCCCCTTCCTGCTGCTGTGAAGCCAGGCTGGGACCTgtcagacacaggaagcagccgtcagccacccccacccccatcgcTCTGCCGCCCTGTCTGGGGGAGCTGCAGCTTTAACTCATTATGGAGCCAGACGTCTCCACAGCCCCTCCTTCCCAAGAGTGCCCCTGAGggggaggcagtggggagggggacTAGGGCCCTAGCCCCAAACAGAGCCTAACTTCCGCCTGCATGGCCTGGGGACCCTGGCCTGCCCCACTAGCTGAGTTAAAGGGTACTGAGCTCCCTGCTGCCACGGGTGTGGGGTCTGCAGCTCTGTGGGGATGTGTGTGTTCGCGTCACAGGTGTGAGTGTGCCAGGGTCTGGCCATCCCTGGCCCTGTGGCATGAGGGCATGGAGGGAGCATGCTTGCACATCTGTGTACCAGATGGGAGGGCAGGGCTCTCATAGGTGTCCATGTGAGTACATGTGTGGgtgttcctgggcttgtgtgCATGTGTTCCTTCGAGCACAGGGCTGTGAATGGCCCTGGCTGTGTGCCCAGGCTCTGAAGTAGTTGGTATTTCCTTGGGGCACAGGAGAGGGGATGGAGAGAATGTTCTCAccaggggtgaggggagaaggggagaggtcATGGGCCAGCACTGGGTTTTTGCTGAGTAGCCCTGGGGTCCCTCAGGGCACAGCACACAGAGCCCCTTTGTGAGGGGCCCTGCCTCTAGTTAACACACAAGCTGCCTTTGTCCGTggtggagggggaagggaggtccCCCATCTCACCTCAGGTCTTGCCTCTGCTTGACCCCACTGTATTttctgggggctgggcagggtcACCTGTCCTGGTCCCTGGCTGCCTGCCACCCTTCTGCCCTCAATTCCAGGCACCAGAACCCCAAGACTCTTGAaatagggaaggaaagaggggacaGGAAGAGGAGGCCTTTGTGGGCTGTGTCCCTGCTGGGGTCTCTGGGCCAGTGGGGCCTCAGTGGTCACTGTCTTCCTTGCCCCTGTGTGCCCATGAGTAGTCCAAAGCCCTGGCAGTACGGGACAAGGGGACAGGACGCCCCCCCCATTCCCCAGCTCCCGGCCTTGCATTTGAGGAATAAGCTGCTTTATCAGAGACTTCAACAGCCCTGCTCCTGCTTCCTCAGGAAGcgccgccccccccacccccccccacaacCAGCTAGCGTGATGGATTGCTTGTTTCCCTGTGTGGGGGCCCCACAGCCCCATTTCCTGTGCTGGCCCCAGCATGGGGCGGGGAGGGTGCTGAGACTCTGGGCTCAGATcccaccttccacccccaccccctggcttctgcttcctgcctcTAGTCCAGCTCCTTCTCTAGGAAAGGGGCCGTCAGCTCTGGTAACTGGGATAGgggtagggtgtgtgtgtgggaagctTCTCACTCCTCCCCCGCGCCCCCCACCACAGTTCCAGGACCTGAAGTGGACCTGTTGGGACCGCCTGAAGGTGCCTGCTGAGCAGCCAGAGAGGACCCTGAAGTCACTCCTGGCCTATCTCCAGGTGTGCCCCGTTCCTCCCGATCCCTGATCCCCACCTGGCCCAACCTGGCCCAGCTGTCACCTGACCTGTCTCTCTCTAGGAACAATATGGGTTGAAGGTGAAGATGCTGCTGCAAGGCACCGCCCTGCTCTACTCGGCAGGATGGCCATCTGAAAAGCAGGCCGCGCGCCTGCCCCTCAGGTGAGCCCGCACCTGGCTTTAGCCAGGCCTTGTTCTGTCCCTGGCCATTCGAAGTGGGGGACACAAAGCCTTTCCTCTTTCCAACCCCATTTGGGCCCCTCACACCTTCCTGAAGCTTTCTTTTGCCAAATGGAGCCAGCAaatgggctgggggtggggtgagggcccAGAGCCTGAGGAGGGGCCTCCAGGAGCTGCCTGCTTGGCCAGCCCCAGCAGCGACTCCACACCCAGCTGAGCCCCCTTTCATAGCCCACTCCCAGGGGACTCGCagcttcctgcctcctgcctgctctGCCAGCCGCTCCGAAAATAGTTTCAGATGTTTCCTGTCTTGAGCTGCTCCTGCTCCTGACTCAGGCTCCTTGTGGCGTATCAGCACCTTCTAGCCCATGCCAGGGCACTCTCTGACTGGCACTGCTCACCTACCCagtctcccccaaccccttcccctcctcctccctccagggTGACGGAACTGGTGAGGCAGGTGGCAGGCTGGGTGCCTGAGCCTGGGCAGCGGGTGCTGGTACTGGAGCTCAGCTGTGAAGGTGAGGACGACGACACTGCCTTCCCACCCGTGCACTATGAGCTGTGACACGGCAGCAACCCTACCACAGCAGTCAAGCGCTGCATCCTGAGCCCACAGTAGGCGcccaataaatgcttattgaagaAAGGCGTTAAGTGGAGAGGAGGGGTGATGAAACACAGGGCAGTGACGCACATGGGCTGTGACAAGGGCACACAGGGACccctggagggagggaaaaggctCTTTAGATTAACCTGCCTGAGCTGTGCCTCGTAGCCTAGGGCTGCCTCCAGGAGACTCAGGCATACGGAACCAGGACAGTGCAGAGAAAGGTCTTTATTGTCCCAGGCTGGAGGGCAGGGTCAGAGGTAGCTGACAACATCATTGCAGATGATGGGCTGGCGGCTGCGGCAGCTCATGAGGGCTGCAAAGCGTGATACGTCTGCAGGCAGTTCGGGTTCCGGGCGAGGTGGGCATGACAGTCGCTTTCCTGCCATAGTTGCCCGGCGGGCCCTGGCCAGCTGGCGCCGCAGctgctcagagaggccaagcagGAACTGGGGGGGGCGAGCACGGGCACGGGGCCCACCCCCGTTGTCTCCCTCACCTGCTGCCTCAGGCAGCTCCATCCAGTTGTGCACCAAGTCAGCAAAGCAATTGTCCCCCAGCACCAGGGGCTGGCGACTGCGACCTCTGCTCAGCAGGGCTGCTGTCCAGTCCTCAGTTTCCAGCCCCCGCCAGTGCTCCAGGCAGGCATCTGGGGTGGACTTGGGCCGTGGCCGCTGAGCAGGTGGTGCACTGGTCACTGGGGTCCCGCTGGATAGGGGGATGCCACTGGCTGAGAGGCGCTGTCTGTGGGGTCGCCATACTGGGGGTGCTGGATGCCGCAATACAGGTAGCTCCTCCTCTCTCCAAGTGCTGCCTGACACCTCAGAGAAGCCCGA harbors:
- the UBA7 gene encoding ubiquitin-like modifier-activating enzyme 7; translation: MDVLETSKLLDEELYSRQLYVLGLPAMRRLQEAKVLLSGLQGLGAEVAKNLVLMGVGSLTLHDPHPTCWSDLAAQFFLSEQDLGKSRAEASLELVAKLNGAVRVCVHTGDITEDLLLGFQVVVLTASDLEEQLKVGTLCRKHGVCFLVADTRGLVGQLFCDFGENFTVQDPTEAEPLTAAIQHISQGSPGILTLTKEAKNHQFHDGDLVTFSGIEGMVELNGCAPRPIRVQEDGTLEIGDTTNFSCYWRGGVVTEVKKTKTVSHKPLDAALLQPRVVAPSAPQVHRAHCLHQAFRALHRFQHLTGRPPKPWDPADADRVVSLAQDLDPLRRTDGEPLEEPLDEALVRTFALSSAGGLSPMAAMLGAVAAQEVLKAVCRKFMPLDQWLYFDALECLPEDGEPLPNPEDCSPRGCRYDGQIAVFGAGFQEKLSCQHYLLVGAGAIGCELLKGFALVGLGAGSGGGVTVADMDHVERSNLSRQFLFRLQDVYRPKAEVAAEAARRLNSDLQMTPLTYPLDPTTEHIYGDNFFSRVDGVVAALDTFEARHYVSTRCIHYLKPLLEAGTQGTQGSASVFIPHVTEGYSALATASEDITYPVCTVRHFPTKVEHTLQWARDEFEGLFHLSAETINRHQRTPTSLADTEGPQMLTLLQVVLGVLRERPQTWQDCVLWALGQWQLCFHYRIMQLLRRFPPDKVLKDGRLFWSGSKLCPQPLEFDSSQDMHFLYVLAAANLYAQMHGLPGSRDQTALREMLKLLPPPDPQHLASILPSDLVSAELGPEQVQRLHEVWSVGPPLQPLRFEKDDDSSFHVDFVAAAANLRAQNYGIPPASRAQSKQIVGQIIPAIATTTAAVAGLVGLELYKVVGKPRPLITAFRHSRLHLAENYVSRWIPGAPAVRTFQDLKWTCWDRLKVPAEQPERTLKSLLAYLQEQYGLKVKMLLQGTALLYSAGWPSEKQAARLPLRVTELVRQVAGWVPEPGQRVLVLELSCEGEDDDTAFPPVHYEL
- the INKA1 gene encoding PAK4-inhibitor INKA1 → MHCTRLDSFLGQLRWELLCGRDTGSPPMPGPLQPPHKPGPGVRLSHRLRPSDTLEEDSVCCVEEEEEEGVVTRDRGVALGGPKEHALDWDSGFSEVSGSTWREEELPVLRHPAPPVWRPHRQRLSASGIPLSSGTPVTSAPPAQRPRPKSTPDACLEHWRGLETEDWTAALLSRGRSRQPLVLGDNCFADLVHNWMELPEAAGEGDNGGGPRARARPPQFLLGLSEQLRRQLARARRATMAGKRLSCPPRPEPELPADVSRFAALMSCRSRQPIICNDVVSYL